From the genome of Vicia villosa cultivar HV-30 ecotype Madison, WI linkage group LG2, Vvil1.0, whole genome shotgun sequence, one region includes:
- the LOC131652566 gene encoding non-specific lipid transfer protein GPI-anchored 25-like gives MGNAFFFLLLLLVLNLNNFAVTEAAAPPPSSREGCTDQLILFSPCLSYVSSPPNNLTGTASTKCCNAFSSSFAPNSLCFCYLLRDNHILGFPMNSTRLLSLSSLCLSPPPTISSLNLLCGDSPTLPPLGSADILRNPNNSSVTGSASSDSGGKTVPRKGKDKGAGTTLYFPTSNGSTSVIDGGYCYKFLLLVMLPLFNLNMLYF, from the exons ATGGGAAACGCTttcttcttcctcctcctcctTCTCGTGCTGAATCTGAACAACTTTGCCGTTACAGAAGCGGCGGCGCCGCCACCTTCATCCAGAGAAGGATGCACCGATCAGCTAATTCTATTCTCTCCGTGTCTTTCTTATGTTTCGTCTCCTCCAAACAACCTAACGGGGACAGCTTCAACCAAATGCTGCAACGCTTTCTCGTCGTCGTTCGCACCGAACTCCCTCTGTTTCTGCTATCTCCTCCGTGACAATCACATCCTCGGCTTCCCTATGAACTCCACAAGGCTTCTTTCACTCTCCTCCCTCTGTCTTTCCCCTCCGCCAACCATCTCTTCTCTCAACCTTCTTTGCGGAG ATTCACCTACTCTTCCTCCTCTCGGTAGCGCTGATATTTTAAGGAATCCCAACAATTCTTCAGTAACAg GGTCAGCATCCAGTGATTCAGGAGGGAAAACGGTACCCCGCAAAGGCAAGGATAAGGGAGCAGGGACAACATTGTACTTTCCAACGTCAAATGGTTCAACTTCAGTCATTGATGGCGGATACTGCTACAAGTTTTTGCTACTTGTTATGCTTCCACTCTTCAACCTCAACATGCTCTACTTTTAA
- the LOC131652565 gene encoding non-specific lipid transfer protein GPI-anchored 20-like: MEHFRSLYRLTLVLAIATVMAAPAYAQITTPCNISMVTSSISPCMSFLTNSSGNGTSPTADCCNSIKSLTTGSKDCLCLVVTGNVPFQLPINRTLAISLPRACNLAGVPLQCKTSGSPLPAPGPASFGPSLSPASTPAAPSLSPQGSSVLPSPITPSLPPQPESTTPSSSPVNPDIPSATPGSGRSNVTPSSAGSLSHTLLSSAVVILFGFAVSKHY, translated from the exons ATGGAGCATTTTCGGTCTCTCTACCGCCTAACTTTGGTATTAGCCATTGCTACTGTCATGGCTGCACCGGCCTACGCCCAGATCACAACTCCGTGTAACATATCAATGGTAACCAGTTCCATAAGCCCTTGCATGAGCTTCCTCACAAATAGCAGTGGCAACGGAACCTCGCCTACTGCTGATTGCTGCAATTCCATCAAGTCCCTCACAACTGGAAGCAAGGATTGCCTGTGTCTCGTTGTCACTGGCAATGTTCCTTTTCAATTACCAATCAACAGAACCTTAGCCATCTCTCTTCCTCGTGCTTGCAACTTGGCTGGTGTTCCACTCCAATGCAAAA CCTCAGGTTCACCACTTCCTGCGCCAG GACCGGCGTCTTTTGGCCCGTCTCTTTCTCCAGCATCTACCCCAGCTGCTCCATCTCTTAGTCCTCAAG GTTCTTCTGTACTCCCCTCACCAATTACACCTTCTCTGCCACCACAGCCCGAATCAACCACTCCATCATCTTCGCCAGTGAATCCCGATATCCCATCCGCAACACCCGGAAGCGGCCGCTCCAATGTCACTCCATCGTCTGCTGGATCATTATCTCACACTCTCCTATCATCTGCTGTGGTCATTTTATTTGGATTTGCTGTTTCTAAACACTACTAG